In Phaseolus vulgaris cultivar G19833 chromosome 3, P. vulgaris v2.0, whole genome shotgun sequence, the sequence atatgttAATCTTCTTCCATTTGAAAATCTTCTTcataagaattttaaaaaaataaaatatagttaattttttaaaaattataatttatttatttatgaaaaaaatttcatataatttttattttatttttttagaaatttttccATTAGTAGTGTCTCTTCTCACACGTAGCCTCCATAGATGATTCGATACACTGCTCCTTATATTGCAAGAGGTTACTTGATCTCCCTTTGTCTCCAGAATTTTGACTTATTATTTTCTAAGATGAGTCCCATGATAAAGTATTTTTATAGActttattaatactatttttattaaaaaattaatttgactatttttaataaaaaattatatattcaaaggagttaacttaaaaaattgataatacCTATCCACTTGCAAGTAATACAAGTAAAATCCCAGTAACAAAATATCTGATGATAACCTATTTGGGACACATGTGTTTTTCTTGTCCATTCGTAGCAAAATTGGATAGGGCTTCAGAATATCCAATACAACCCCTAATAACTAACTATTAAGCAGTAATATTTTACAAGTTAGGCAAATAgacaaaaatcaattaaaattattttttaaaataattttgacaaATTTTCTTGAGGAACTGAAAATAATTATACTTTTGAAAAGCTTAATTTCTGCGTATTTttacaaactaaaaaaattatgggTCAAAGACCAAATACAATTCTCCCAGGATAATAATAGAAGGTACGATTtggttataataataaatataaatataatgactaatttgGAAAGTTACATTACAATTTAACTTTTGCCAAGGAAGAGGTGCTTGCATTGCAGTATATACAGGGAGAAGCAGTGTAGTAGGATGATTGTTGTCTGATTTTGGGTGGTAGAGGATTGGTTTTGGGGTAGAATAGTAACCAATAGCTTCGAAAAAATGCAATCGTTGAGTATGAGTCTGAGGAGTAGTAGTTCAGCAAATTTACTGTTGCTGGGTTCGGAGgcgagagtgagaagaagaagcagaactGTGATAGTAGCGTGTAATTCGCAGGGAGAGAGTGGTAGCAGTAGCACCAGCTCCTTTCTCTCTCGCACCCAAACCTACGCTCTTCTTAAGCAACAATTGCAAGTAGCTGCTAAATCTGAGGTTAGTTTAGTTTAATTGGTGCCATGTTTTTGAAATCGGAGATGAAAATCGTTTTTTGCCTCTTTTCTTCAGAATTACAAGGAAGCTGCTAGAATTCGAGATTCTTTGAAATTGTTTGAGGAGGAGGAGCCTGTATTGCGTCTGAGGAGACTATTGAAGGAAGCAATTGCGGAAGAGAGATTCCAGGTGTCTAACTTATTCTTTGAATTTTGTGTGGATCCatcttattttttctaatacACTCTCTATAATTATTAGGTAAATTTCATGTCAGTCTCACCAAATAATTTGGACTCACTCTCATGTCAAATATTAGGCAGTTAGGTTAGTTGTCCCCTCACACAAGAACTCATTTAAATCATATGTTAAATGTGAAAAATCAGTGGATAACTTAGGATCATCACCCACTCCATCTCCTTATGGTGTTTAGGAGAGAAACACTACGGAAATTCTCATTAATGGACCATGAGCAACAACAGAAGAGAGTTGACGCTGCCTTTAATCCAACAGAATATCAAGATAATAAGTTTGTTATACCTAACTCGACTTGTTTATTTTTACACAATCCAATACTCCAACTTAGACACACTAGCTTAATCCTTATCAAGAAGATTTTCCATAAAGAGATCTACAAATCTAGAATCCAGAAGCTGATCAACAGGATTTGTGATAGACTCTAATACCATTTACTGGTAATACAACAGAGAGAAACACCTGAGAAATTATACAACAAGGAATGGGGTATTATTTTGGAGAGGCAGAATTATGCTTCTGTGTAATGAAGAGTTTAATAAGCAAATGTTTTTCGAATTTCATTGCCCTAAAGTAGGTGATCACGCTGGTGTTACCAGAACTGCTGCATTTGTTCTCAGTTTTATTGGCCAAAAATGCAAGCTGACATAAGACAATGTGTGCGTGGATGGTCCATTTGTCTACAAGCTAAGGTAGATCATGCTTTACCTTCGGGTTATTACACATTGGCCCATTCCACTACATGTGTGTCTAATTCTCATGGACTTTGTTATACTTTTGCCTCATTCTCATGGGTATACCATCATGTGGCAGTGGATAGGCTGTCTACATTTGGGTGCTTCATTCCTTTAAAGGCAGACTTTACTAGAAAAATAGTGGTTGAATCTTTTGTTAGTAGCATAGTTGGACTCTATGGTATTCCTAAATCCATGGTTTCGGAATCTGATAAGAGTTTTTTTAGTTCTTTTTTGCAACACCTCTTTAATGCACAAGGTGCTGCTCCAGCTATGAGTTCTTATAATTCACAAACGGATGGATGAACAGAAGCTTTGAATAAAACCTCAGAAATGTATCTATGCTGTTTTGTCTATTATAATCCAAAGGCTTGGTATTCAATGTTACCTTGCACTCAATTTTGGTATAATTCTTCTTTGCATCATAGGCTTGGTATGTTTCCTTTTAAAGCTTTATATGGTAGAAATCCACCCTCTGTGGTTCATTCCAAGGATTCTATTGCTGTCCAGGAGATTCTGCATGTGAGAGATGAGCTGTTACAGCAATTGAAGGATAATTTAATAAAGGCTCAGAATTATATGAAACAGCAAGCAGATAAAAGAGGAGAAATGCAATTAGAGGTGGGTGATTTAGCATTGGCGAAGCTTCAACCATATAAATAGCACTCAGGGGTGTTACGCTGAGCATGCGCTACTTCTGTCCATTCCCAGTTTCGGCACTCTTAGGATCTGTAGCTTAAAAGCTCCAGCTACCTGACACTGCCATGATTTATTCTGGTTTTCACATTTCCTTATTGAAGAAGTTTCAAGGAACATCCTCTCAACCTTATGTTCTTTTACCTCTTACCACCAATGAGTTGGATCCTGCGGTTCAATCGTTTAAGGTTTTAAATTATCAAACTATCATCCGTAATTTGCAACAAGTGCACCAGGTTATCATTCAATGACAGCAAACTGATAAAGATTATAAAGGTATTCGAGATTCTTACAAGGTTGATTTTAATAGAATGGGTATTGCACATGCAAACAAAAAGGAACTGTAGAGGGCCaggaattaaaataaataccaCTTGGCAAACAATGCTGAGAATCTGGTCACGCGAAGAAGCAAGAGAGCTCGGGAGAGTAATGCATTATTGATATATTTGTGGTTTAGATTTCATATAACAAAACTATTGTTTCACAATAAGTCAATCAACCTAAAAGAACATGACATCATATACAAACCAAAACTTTAAAGACAAATAAGTATGTGGGTTTTTCTCACTATATTATTCAACTTGTCTCTTTTTACATAATGCGGAACTCTAACGTTTATGTTGTCTTTTGGTTCGATATTTTGGAACAcaattttaaactatttttttattgatttaatatGTAAATCTTATTTCATTGGATGAACATAAATGAATATGTAAAATTCAACATAAACCTTTTCCTCTGTCTTTCCAGGATGCTGCTAGATATCGTGATGAGCTAAACAAAATTGCCCCACACTCTCTTTTAAAATGCTGCAGTGATGCTACAACATTGGTATGATCCTATTTCAATTAAATACTTTTGTCTCCTGGACAGTTTCTTATTCTTTATCTAAATTAGAAATACATTTAACTAGTAAAGCAACTTCCCTCTTTTAAGCAGTCTAGTTGATTGTGCCGATAGATTAATTAGTTAGATACATGTGTTCAGAAATGGAAATGTTGAGTATTTCTCTTGTAATAATTTGTATTTGATGATTTCTCCATAAGTTTCATAATACCCTGTTAGATGTCGGTTAGCGAGAAAGTTAGCCAGTAAGGTTAGTGAGCTGAAATAGTTAGAAGAAATTAGACAAGGTTTTGAGAGAGAGATTTATCTTATCATTTGAAAGGAAATTAGGACGATTGAACACAAGAAGGTGCAGACCAACGAAGATCTGCAGTGCTGTAAATGGAGAAGATTATCTGTATtctttgtaataaaataaaacactagGTTTCTATCAGACCTTTTACTATTGTTGTTCTCGTGGCTTTTCTAGTATGGCATGTCTTCTAATTTTATTAGCAATGTTCAGTAAAAGAACTCTATTTATTTTCCTTCAGAGTCGTCaaggaaaaaaatacaaatgcTTAATTCATGAGAAACCGGGTAGTTTACGCACACACAAAAATTAATTGGAATTCTTAACATTTAATTGCGACTTATTCAGGGAATCAGGGTTCAAGTTAGGAGTGTATATATAGAGGGCAGAAGTCAGCCTTCAAAGGGGTTATACTTCTTTGCATATAGAATAAGAATTACCAATGACTCGGACCAACCTGTTCAACTCCTTAGAAGGCATTGGATTATAACGGATGCTAATGGGAAGATGGAAAACGTCTGGTGAGTTAatcattcttttgttttgctatattgttattttttcaAAGTGTTATACATAACTTCTGCACTTTATTTTCCACATGACAGGGGAATTGGAGTTGTTGGTGAACAGCCGTTGATACTTCCTGGAAATAGTTTTGAATACTCTTCGGCATGCCCACTGAACACACCTAATGGTAGAATGGTAAGATTTACTTATTTACTGGATAATCAGAATTGATTTGAGTAAGGTTGGACcttttagttaaaatattgCTGATGATGTTTGGTAATATGTAATAATATACCTTTCCATCAATTATCAAATAGAAGCCAAGGATATTTCAATACTTTAGGTATTATGCAATCAAATATAGTAAAGTAGTCTAATTACAGTTTTGATCCGCATGTTATAATTGTGCAATTTGGTCTTCCGTTTCCCATGACTAAATTGGATTTTCTTGATAGGGCATTCCTACATTCTTGGTCTTTCCGTCAAtcttttattaaatgtttaacaaatattttagatGTTACTAATGTTAACGTGGTAATGGTACTTTTGGTTTCTCTGTAATCATTCATGATTACATTCTCAAAAATATCAAGAGTATAATCAAGCTTGACAACAAGCCAAGTGAATGTTATCATGTAGTGTCTATCAGCTaaacttattaaatatttaacaaaaaaacatACAGAAAGATTAAAGTTATAATTTCAAGAAactaaaattgtaattaaatttaTGATGAGGGAAGAATcggactttttttttataaaactcatGTTAACCATTAGGATGAAACTCATTTTATGAAACtcattttaaatataacataaaagagaaaaaaaaaacactttaaatataacataaaagagaaaaaagaacaTACAAACATGGAGTACTAACTTATGAAAAAAATACCTAAAAAAAACTTCCTAGTCTAAGCAAAATGATACATAAAAAAGAACTTAATTTCCTCATTATTTTATTGACGTATACTCTCATGATTGATTTGCTTCAattcaatcaaataaaaattgcaTATAAATTGTCAACATGCCAGAACTGGGTTTCTTTAAACATACATGGCATTAAGTTTGAGTGGATGCAACGCTGGCATGTTTTCAAACTGAGCAACTGTCATTATTTGCATAATCAGTAGATCTTTCCATGGGTAAAGTAAAGCAAAATTAGAAGCCTTATTTTGACATGCTTCGGTGAGGGTGATTGGTTCATGGATGCATCCTATTTTTCAATGTTTCAGAGAATAGTTTTAATATTACTACAGATTGAGTTGGTATCATGACTTCAACATGCAACACTTAGTTTCTTCATCAGAATGGAAATCGGTggaaaaaatgtaatttaatttaaactCTAAATGATACAGATTCATGGTTTGTATTTGCTTGTTTTATTCGAGATGCATTTCCACTTTCATGGATTTCCATCACATCGTACATAAAACCAGAGTTTTGTATCATGATGCAGGAAGGTGACTATGAAATGATACATGTTGAAAGAGTAGGCTCACGATCATTCAATGTGGCCATTGCTCcgttttctctctctcttcttgGAGACGATGAAGGTTGTAATATTTGAAATGAACTACAGCTTCACCTTCTGCAACATGTAAATATTTATCATGCTCATCGCCAATCCAAATGGTTTAAGCAATCTATTTGCTTTCCCCAGTGCAAAAAAATTCTATGATTACGAATAAATGATCAGGCATACATTTGTATTTCTTTGAATTGATGTGCAGAAAATTCAATAAATCAATTtcatatagaaactaattacaGAATTTCTAAATATATTGTCATAATTTTAATATGCTCCTGAAAATTTAATTTCGAAAACTAAACTTCTATCGACGGACAATagcaatttaaatttcaaaaaacaattatacGAAATTCGattgaagatattttttttaaacttgataaaaaaagaagaagaagataagTGGTAGATTTAGAACAAATAGATGatgcaaaaaaattaaatcGCATAAGTCAAAGCTGACCCAAAGGGAAAATGAATTCCTTCCCTTAAAAGCAAAAATGAcaacaaaaaccaaaaaaataaggttaaaatttgttttcaaaccttaactttcaaattttgaaatccGAATGAAGTTGTCCTGCAAATCACATTGAATCTCTCTTTGAAAATCCAGATGTTGTCTTATTTGGTGATCTCAAGTCAAACAACAAATATATAGTATGTCGTTTGCTAAATAGCATATCATAAAGTGGAAAGTGTGGTATTTTTGCGAGACAGAATATTTTAAATCGCAGTTTAAAATGATAGAAGGATCCACGATTTCTTTTTATAGTTTTTGACatattttcttttgatttttttgatttttttttcttagcgCCACATGTCAAAACTTGTTGTTTGTGCttcttttgaattatatatattataggtTAGGTTACTCTTTTCTTTCCAAAgttaaacaaacaaattttataGGATGAAATATTCAGAAAACTATActtttacagaaaaaaaaaaaaaagaaagagcaAGAGTTATAGTAAATTGTGAATTTTCTTACACTTTGTTGATTGTGATAAAAAAGAGAGAGGAAATATATTCTTAGCTaagttaaagaaaaaacaataaacTGTTGTGAGGTTCTTGTGCTACTTGTTTAATGTACCCACCCCTATTCCAGTGATATAGGAATTTGGACCAAcgaaaaattttaaatttatgttttaattgcATAGAAATGAACGAGATATTACTAATATCGtttaaattaagataaatagagtagaaagtaaaaaaaaaaaaaattagataaaattGTGAATGATTTGATAACAtactcattttaaaaaattataaaataatatatatatatatataataactaatttatttatatgttataaattaattaataaataaaaaatattatttacaattagttaataattttaattttatcattactttttattatttataattcatttaattatttaattattaatatttttattttattttatatatttattactagtttttactatttttattattattatttatattatataattaattataattattttattgtaaattaaatataaatattgatgaattgataatataaatataatatatatttaatataataattataaatatatatatataattttattcgcAACTCTTCCCATAAATACAAAGAAAGAATTGCTAAAACAAATTTACCTCATTTTTAtgcttttattaatttatttattttgtatttgtttccACATATCTAAGGTTGACGCAGATAGAAGGACGCGGATTGTTCATGTTTGCTTTAGTAACTTGGTACATGAGTGTTAGGACAAATGTGTGAGGGGTGTTGAATTTGTATTTTTTCTCATAAGCAGACAAAGAAGGAATAACCATGTACACTTGTATTATTTAACTCATTGCCCCCTTGGCACTATTGCATGCATGTTAATGAAGCACTAAGTACAGAGCACATGCAGGACATTGGTATTGGAAGTCTTCAAATCAATTTGCATTCATATAACACTTAAAAAAATGGATTTCATGCATTTTTATAGTTCACAGTCGATTTTGTTATCCTATACTGGatggaaaaatattttcaacatGTTTTTATCTGAAATCGATTGTGTTGTGTCTTATATTACATGCAAAATCCATTGGGTTATATAAATAGTTAACTTTATGGAATTCTATATAaagaattattattatcatatttaattttataattaaataaaactactaCCAACTATCACTTTATTTACagactttaataaaaaaatttcacgtatctattttaatataacacaatccaaacacacattttcttcacatttttatttcattctcaCACACCATTCTCTCATGTCCCACACGTTTGTTTCTCAATCCAAATACAACTTAAAGAATAATTGTATTAACATATAAAATAGACTTATCAATTTATTCATACACAtcaaaacattaataaataatgtaatttagaataatttaaaatatttttttcaacttaGTTAAAGTTGCTATTAATGTTGATCATATTTGCAGTTTGGAAATTAAGTTGGATCGAAAGACCAATTTTTCAGATCAACCAAACCAATGTAAGACTTCAACTTTTAAGAATACCATTTTAAGGAAAATATAAGTTTAAGGCAAAAGAActacattaaattaattttgtttggtTAATGCATAGTTTCTTATGTCATAACCAAACAAAAcgtatttaataaatttgtatgctttgttagcattttttttttcattcgaACCAGAACTTTaaagaattatttattaaaaactatGAAAAAGTTCTAAGaaatatattcataatttaAATTGATGATCACTTGAACCCTAAATTCAATTCAATAAATTTAGTTTAGTGGTTTGCTGTttcttttaatcaatttaattcCACTCAACCTTAATCCCAATCATAATTAGACTCAATGATTAAAAgattatttcatttaaaaataattt encodes:
- the LOC137807878 gene encoding uncharacterized protein; its protein translation is MQSLSMSLRSSSSANLLLLGSEARVRRRSRTVIVACNSQGESGSSSTSSFLSRTQTYALLKQQLQVAAKSENYKEAARIRDSLKLFEEEEPVLRLRRLLKEAIAEERFQDAARYRDELNKIAPHSLLKCCSDATTLGIRVQVRSVYIEGRSQPSKGLYFFAYRIRITNDSDQPVQLLRRHWIITDANGKMENVWGIGVVGEQPLILPGNSFEYSSACPLNTPNGRMEGDYEMIHVERVGSRSFNVAIAPFSLSLLGDDEGCNI